A DNA window from Polynucleobacter sp. AP-Titi-500A-B4 contains the following coding sequences:
- a CDS encoding phosphatidylglycerophosphatase A, with amino-acid sequence MTTSYPSPAQPSLKWIFQSASRTLAFGFGSGLSPVAPGTAGTLWAWAAFLIGEYFLSTEDFLWIISTSIVLGCWICGHVSEELGKKDFGGIVWDEIVAFWLVLIFITPTSIWMQVLAFAFFRFFDAAKPGPIGMIDRHFKNSEKSDAPSNLMQILWRGFGIMVDDLAAAFFTLLMMAVIQVISAQMGWI; translated from the coding sequence ATGACGACTAGCTATCCATCGCCAGCACAACCGAGTTTGAAATGGATATTTCAGTCTGCTAGTCGCACCCTAGCCTTTGGTTTCGGTAGCGGCCTCAGCCCTGTAGCACCTGGGACTGCAGGGACTCTCTGGGCCTGGGCTGCATTCTTAATTGGAGAGTATTTCCTAAGCACAGAAGATTTTCTGTGGATTATCAGCACTAGCATTGTGTTGGGATGCTGGATATGTGGTCATGTCAGCGAAGAATTGGGTAAGAAAGATTTTGGCGGTATTGTTTGGGATGAAATAGTGGCATTCTGGCTAGTGCTGATCTTCATCACACCTACCAGCATTTGGATGCAAGTTCTTGCATTTGCCTTCTTCCGATTTTTTGATGCTGCTAAACCAGGGCCGATTGGCATGATTGATCGTCACTTTAAAAATTCAGAAAAATCTGATGCGCCATCAAACTTAATGCAAATATTGTGGCGCGGATTTGGCATCATGGTGGATGATCTTGCGGCAGCTTTCTTTACGCTCTTAATGATGGCTGTCATCCAAGTCATTAGTGCTCAAATGGGTTGGATCTAA
- the aroE gene encoding shikimate dehydrogenase — MSSNTSADLHTDPSLYSGLDVYAVAGNPIAHSKSPNIHQRFAEQSKQAIHYGRLQPDLDGFVKAAKIFFSAGGKGMNVTVPFKLDAQAFADELTMRAQLAGAVNTLWVRDGKIYGDNTDGAGLVRDLLAQGIAIHESRILLLGAGGAARGVIGPLLEQSPKCLVIANRTSTKADELVKLFANLAAAKEVALESRTLSDLENSEKSPYPFDLVINATAAGLSDASPLSAAAVVNVFTPSSFAYDMVYGKTTAFMQQALQRGARISDGLGMLVEQAADAFLLWRGTDLAKQIDPRSVLATLRS, encoded by the coding sequence ATGAGCTCGAATACATCCGCTGATTTGCATACTGACCCTAGCCTCTACTCGGGATTAGATGTCTATGCAGTTGCTGGCAATCCTATTGCTCACAGTAAGTCGCCCAATATTCATCAGCGCTTTGCAGAGCAATCTAAACAAGCCATCCACTATGGTCGATTACAGCCTGACTTGGATGGTTTTGTGAAGGCGGCCAAGATATTCTTTTCTGCTGGTGGAAAAGGTATGAATGTGACCGTACCATTCAAGTTGGATGCACAAGCATTTGCCGATGAACTAACGATGCGTGCGCAGTTGGCTGGCGCAGTCAATACTTTGTGGGTCCGAGATGGAAAAATCTATGGTGACAATACTGATGGCGCTGGCTTAGTAAGAGATTTATTGGCCCAAGGTATTGCTATTCATGAGTCACGTATTTTGCTCTTGGGTGCTGGTGGGGCTGCTCGCGGGGTGATCGGGCCCTTACTAGAGCAATCACCAAAATGCTTGGTAATAGCCAATCGCACAAGCACCAAAGCAGATGAGTTAGTGAAGCTCTTTGCAAATTTAGCTGCTGCTAAAGAGGTTGCTTTGGAATCGCGCACTTTATCTGATTTAGAGAATTCTGAAAAATCACCTTATCCATTTGATTTGGTGATTAATGCAACTGCTGCCGGCCTATCAGACGCATCCCCATTGAGCGCTGCTGCTGTAGTCAATGTTTTTACTCCAAGCTCATTTGCCTACGACATGGTCTACGGTAAAACGACTGCTTTTATGCAGCAAGCTTTGCAGCGTGGCGCTCGCATTAGTGATGGTCTTGGTATGCTGGTTGAGCAAGCCGCAGATGCATTCTTGTTGTGGCGTGGAACTGATCTCGCTAAGCAGATTGATCCGCGATCAGTCTTAGCCACATTACGCAGTTAA
- the mtgA gene encoding monofunctional biosynthetic peptidoglycan transglycosylase, with product MRWIAYLVKCLLAGFVAMQVYFAVQIGLWISFDPGSTAFQRAERWRLCSWYWSCPVYSKWTPYDKISNNLKRAVLVSEDDIFFQHKGVRVEDMQKAWEKNQQKSQSGGKAKTALRGGSTITQQLAKNLFLSSEQNYFRKGQELIITGLLELTLSKQRLFEIYLNSVEWGEGIFGIGAASAHYYATSPAALDLDQSAALASALPAPKCFDKEQHCRRGSINYAARQEFILENMGRVALAPIPAPKSTNKNAN from the coding sequence ATGCGCTGGATCGCTTATTTAGTCAAATGTCTCTTGGCTGGCTTTGTGGCTATGCAGGTGTACTTTGCTGTCCAAATTGGCTTGTGGATTAGTTTCGATCCTGGTAGCACAGCCTTTCAGCGGGCTGAGCGCTGGCGTTTATGTTCTTGGTATTGGTCTTGTCCGGTTTATTCCAAATGGACTCCTTATGACAAGATTTCAAATAATTTGAAGCGTGCCGTTTTAGTCAGCGAAGACGATATCTTTTTTCAGCACAAAGGAGTTCGTGTTGAAGACATGCAAAAAGCTTGGGAAAAAAATCAGCAAAAATCACAGTCTGGCGGTAAAGCTAAAACGGCTCTTCGTGGGGGTTCCACTATTACACAACAGCTCGCTAAAAATTTATTCTTATCTTCTGAGCAAAATTATTTCCGCAAAGGGCAAGAGCTGATCATTACCGGGCTTTTAGAGCTAACGCTTTCCAAGCAAAGATTATTTGAGATTTATCTCAATTCGGTAGAGTGGGGTGAGGGGATCTTCGGGATTGGCGCCGCCTCTGCCCACTACTACGCCACTTCGCCAGCTGCGCTAGACCTAGATCAGTCCGCGGCTTTGGCTTCGGCACTTCCAGCGCCGAAGTGTTTCGATAAGGAGCAGCATTGCCGTAGAGGAAGCATTAACTATGCTGCTCGCCAAGAATTTATTCTAGAAAATATGGGGCGCGTAGCTTTGGCGCCTATTCCAGCGCCAAAGAGTACAAACAAAAACGCTAATTAG
- a CDS encoding NADP-dependent malic enzyme: MSKENSKEQQIAALREAALQYHEFPVPGKIEIAPTKQLTNQRDLALAYTPGVAAPCEEIVKDPANAFKYTARGNLVGVITNGTAVLGLGNIGPLASKPVMEGKAVLFKKFAGIDVFDIEVNENDPEKLVEIIAALEPTFGGINLEDIKAPDCFVVERKLQARMKIPVFHDDQHGTAIVVAAAILNGLKVVGKDVGNVKLVTSGAGAAALACLDLLVDLGIPRKNIWVTDLAGVAYKGRKELMDPEKEPFCQETELRTLDEVIAGADIFLGLSAGGVLKQDMVKKMADKPLIYALANPTPEILPEEVKAVRPDAVMATGRTDYPNQVNNVLCFPFIFRGALDVGATTITRGMEVAAVKAVAELARAEQSEVVASVYGIENLSFGPEYLIPKPFDPRLITVIAPAVAKAAMDDGVALRPIKDFDAYRNQLQQFVYHSGTLMKPLFSIAKRVPANQKRIVFAEGEDERVLRAVQIILDEHLATPILIGRPAVIEHRIEKFGLRMKAGDDFEIVNPENDSRFRDFWQTYLALTERKGVTQSFAKLEVRRRNSLIGSLLIQKGMADGMICGTIGNSATHLKYVDEVIGHESGANVYGAMSGLILPGRQVFLVDTHINLDPSACELAELTLMAASEMRKLGLVPKVALLSHSNFGSSNAPSAVKMREVLALLQKADSTLEVDGEMHGDSALDETIRAGTVTSSPLKGDANLLVLPNIDAANISYNLLKTAAGNGIAIGPLLLGVAKPIHILTPAATVRRIVNLTTLAVVEAASNARGIS, from the coding sequence ATGAGTAAAGAAAATAGCAAAGAGCAACAAATTGCCGCTTTAAGAGAAGCTGCCCTGCAGTATCACGAGTTTCCAGTTCCTGGAAAAATCGAGATTGCACCTACCAAGCAATTAACTAACCAGCGCGATTTAGCGCTCGCTTACACACCGGGTGTTGCCGCTCCCTGCGAAGAGATCGTTAAAGATCCAGCGAATGCTTTCAAATACACGGCCCGCGGAAACTTAGTTGGTGTGATTACGAACGGTACCGCCGTTTTAGGTTTAGGAAATATTGGGCCGCTCGCAAGTAAGCCAGTGATGGAAGGCAAAGCGGTCCTATTTAAGAAATTTGCCGGCATTGATGTTTTCGATATTGAAGTGAATGAAAACGATCCTGAAAAATTAGTAGAAATCATTGCAGCACTTGAGCCAACTTTTGGTGGTATCAATTTAGAAGATATCAAAGCGCCAGATTGCTTTGTGGTGGAGCGTAAGTTACAAGCGCGTATGAAGATTCCCGTCTTTCATGATGATCAGCACGGTACTGCGATTGTGGTTGCAGCCGCGATCCTCAATGGCTTGAAGGTTGTGGGTAAGGATGTGGGTAATGTGAAGTTGGTTACCTCTGGTGCAGGCGCCGCGGCTTTAGCTTGCTTAGACCTCTTGGTTGATTTAGGTATTCCGCGTAAAAATATTTGGGTAACCGATCTTGCAGGTGTTGCCTATAAAGGTCGTAAAGAATTGATGGATCCTGAGAAGGAGCCTTTCTGCCAAGAAACTGAGTTGCGCACGCTGGATGAAGTGATTGCTGGCGCTGATATTTTCTTAGGTCTTTCAGCGGGCGGTGTTTTGAAGCAAGACATGGTGAAGAAGATGGCGGACAAGCCTTTGATCTATGCCTTGGCAAATCCAACCCCAGAAATCTTGCCGGAGGAAGTGAAAGCCGTTCGTCCTGATGCAGTGATGGCGACTGGCCGTACTGACTATCCAAATCAAGTAAACAACGTATTGTGCTTCCCATTTATTTTCCGTGGCGCTTTAGACGTTGGTGCAACCACCATCACTCGCGGCATGGAAGTAGCAGCTGTGAAAGCCGTTGCAGAGCTGGCTCGAGCCGAACAGAGTGAGGTTGTGGCATCGGTCTACGGTATTGAGAACCTTTCCTTTGGCCCAGAGTATTTGATTCCGAAACCATTTGACCCACGTTTAATTACCGTTATTGCTCCTGCGGTTGCTAAAGCGGCGATGGATGATGGTGTAGCTTTACGCCCAATCAAAGACTTTGATGCGTATCGCAATCAGTTGCAACAATTTGTGTACCACTCTGGTACTTTGATGAAGCCTCTCTTCAGTATTGCGAAGAGAGTTCCTGCAAATCAAAAACGGATTGTCTTTGCTGAGGGTGAAGATGAGCGCGTATTGCGCGCAGTCCAAATCATTCTCGATGAGCACTTGGCAACGCCAATCCTAATCGGTCGCCCAGCGGTTATCGAGCATCGTATTGAGAAGTTTGGCCTGCGGATGAAGGCGGGCGATGACTTTGAAATCGTCAATCCAGAGAATGATTCGCGCTTCCGTGATTTCTGGCAAACCTACCTTGCACTCACTGAGCGCAAAGGGGTTACCCAATCATTTGCTAAGTTAGAGGTACGTCGCCGCAATAGTTTGATCGGTAGTTTGTTGATCCAGAAAGGAATGGCAGACGGCATGATTTGCGGAACCATTGGAAATTCTGCGACGCATTTGAAATATGTTGATGAAGTCATCGGCCATGAGTCTGGGGCAAATGTCTATGGTGCAATGTCTGGATTAATACTGCCGGGTCGCCAAGTTTTCTTAGTCGACACCCACATTAATCTCGATCCAAGCGCATGTGAATTGGCTGAGTTGACTTTAATGGCCGCTAGTGAAATGCGTAAGTTAGGACTGGTTCCAAAAGTTGCGCTTTTATCGCACTCAAACTTTGGCTCAAGCAATGCACCTTCCGCAGTGAAGATGCGAGAAGTGTTGGCTTTGCTCCAAAAGGCAGATTCAACTTTAGAAGTGGATGGTGAGATGCATGGCGATAGCGCATTGGACGAAACCATTCGTGCTGGCACAGTGACCTCATCGCCATTAAAGGGCGATGCTAACTTGTTGGTTCTGCCAAATATTGATGCCGCAAACATTTCTTACAACTTGTTAAAAACGGCTGCGGGCAATGGCATCGCTATTGGACCTCTGTTGCTAGGTGTCGCTAAGCCGATTCATATTTTGACTCCAGCGGCTACCGTTCGTCGCATTGTGAATTTGACTACTTTGGCTGTAGTTGAGGCCGCAAGCAACGCCAGAGGCATCTCTTAA
- the pyrF gene encoding orotidine-5'-phosphate decarboxylase encodes MNSRSNTFTQQLQSAWASQGSMLCVGFDPDPKRLPPALQGKPEGIFEFCREIADATADLVCAFKPQFAYFASQRAESQLEKLIRHIKDQYPHIPVILDSKRGDIGSTADHYALEAFERYGADAITVNPYMGFDTIEPYLKHTGKGVIVLCRTSNPGGSDLQFLNVAPNGEPLYLHVANLAATKWNSSGQIGLVVGATFPEEIAKVRAIVGDMPLLIPGIGAQGGDIEATVKAGSIPGKPGAGMIINSSRAILYASSGNDFAQAARQVAQTTRDALRAAT; translated from the coding sequence ATGAACTCTCGCTCAAATACCTTTACCCAGCAACTCCAGTCTGCATGGGCTTCCCAAGGCAGCATGCTGTGTGTTGGTTTTGACCCAGACCCCAAGCGCTTGCCCCCAGCCCTACAAGGGAAGCCCGAGGGGATCTTTGAGTTCTGCCGTGAGATAGCTGATGCCACTGCAGATTTGGTATGCGCCTTCAAACCCCAGTTTGCTTACTTCGCCTCACAAAGGGCAGAAAGCCAACTGGAAAAGTTGATACGCCACATTAAGGATCAGTACCCGCATATTCCCGTAATCCTGGATTCCAAGCGTGGGGATATTGGCAGTACAGCTGACCACTATGCTCTCGAGGCTTTTGAGCGCTATGGCGCTGATGCCATCACTGTGAACCCTTATATGGGTTTTGACACGATCGAACCCTACCTCAAACATACTGGCAAAGGCGTCATCGTTTTATGTCGTACCTCTAATCCGGGTGGCTCCGATTTACAGTTCCTCAATGTTGCACCCAATGGTGAGCCTTTGTATTTACATGTCGCCAATTTGGCAGCCACGAAATGGAATAGCTCTGGCCAAATCGGACTAGTAGTCGGTGCGACATTCCCAGAAGAAATTGCCAAAGTCAGAGCGATTGTTGGTGACATGCCTTTACTGATCCCTGGCATTGGAGCTCAAGGTGGCGATATTGAAGCCACTGTTAAAGCTGGCAGCATTCCTGGAAAACCTGGAGCTGGCATGATTATTAATTCTTCAAGAGCGATTTTGTATGCCAGCTCAGGAAATGATTTTGCACAGGCTGCAAGACAAGTTGCGCAAACGACACGCGACGCTTTAAGAGCCGCCACCTAA
- the corA gene encoding magnesium/cobalt transporter CorA, with amino-acid sequence MINLFVLQNGRLSQEQVEDRNELLQYANPIWIDVVDPEEEELIWIKEAFGVLLPELDDLGDLEASARYFEADDGHLHIRTDFLLDEEETSRNVRVAFVLTKQVLFSIHDEDLPVFRLVRLRARLRPGSVSNAKDVLLDLYSTDAEYSADALEEVYENLEQAGKRVLQDDINDADAEQVLETIAKEEDTNGRIRRNVMDTRRALSFLMRSKLLSDEQQEEARQILRDIDSLENHTAFLFDKINFLMDATVGFINLNQSKIIKIFSVVSVALMPPTLLASVWGMNYKHMPELDATWGYPMAIGAMIISAIIPLFYFYHKGWMK; translated from the coding sequence ATGATCAACTTGTTCGTCCTGCAAAATGGCCGCCTCTCTCAAGAGCAAGTAGAAGATCGCAATGAATTATTGCAATACGCCAATCCTATCTGGATTGACGTTGTTGATCCAGAGGAAGAAGAGCTCATTTGGATTAAAGAGGCTTTTGGCGTTCTTTTGCCTGAGTTGGATGACTTGGGTGACTTAGAAGCTTCTGCCCGTTATTTTGAGGCCGATGATGGCCATCTCCATATCCGCACCGATTTCTTATTGGATGAAGAAGAAACTTCTCGCAACGTGCGAGTAGCGTTTGTACTTACCAAGCAAGTATTATTTTCGATTCATGACGAAGATTTGCCGGTATTCCGCTTGGTGCGTTTACGTGCGCGCCTGCGCCCAGGCTCAGTAAGCAATGCAAAAGATGTATTGCTCGATTTGTATTCTACCGATGCTGAGTACTCTGCCGATGCTTTGGAAGAGGTTTATGAAAACCTAGAACAAGCTGGTAAGCGCGTGTTGCAAGACGACATTAATGATGCCGACGCAGAGCAAGTGCTCGAAACAATTGCAAAAGAAGAAGATACCAACGGACGTATTCGTCGTAATGTGATGGATACCCGCAGAGCCTTATCTTTCTTGATGCGTAGCAAGTTGTTATCTGATGAGCAGCAAGAAGAAGCGCGGCAAATTTTGCGAGATATTGATTCTCTTGAGAACCATACAGCGTTCTTATTCGATAAGATTAACTTCTTAATGGATGCGACAGTCGGTTTCATTAACTTGAATCAATCCAAGATCATCAAGATCTTCTCGGTGGTATCAGTTGCCTTAATGCCGCCAACTTTGCTCGCTAGTGTTTGGGGTATGAACTATAAACATATGCCTGAATTGGATGCGACTTGGGGTTATCCAATGGCAATCGGCGCAATGATTATTTCTGCCATCATTCCTCTGTTTTATTTCTATCACAAAGGTTGGATGAAGTAA
- the thiL gene encoding thiamine-phosphate kinase, with the protein MSSSSGPMGEFDLIERFFKTGTASNPSLSLGIGDDCALIKPILGEEIAITSDMLVEGRHFFAGADAEQLGRKALAVNLSDLAAMGAKPLGFTLAISLPAVDTKWLEAFSRGLFALANPFACPLIGGDTTAGPLTLSITAIGSIPTGKAIRRSGAKMDDDVWVSGTLGDARLALAALRQEINLPDQDLKSIEHRMHQPSPRVELGIQLREIASSALDISDGLLGDLMHILRQSQVDAEIILEQLPKSATLLKQSKAIQHQFAASGGDDYELCFTAPSTNRDAILNISKALQLPLTRIGRIKPMKNNEVQIHLVGEDGKFMDSTNTAALLKSFDHFAK; encoded by the coding sequence ATGTCTTCTTCATCTGGCCCAATGGGCGAATTCGATCTCATTGAACGTTTTTTCAAAACGGGAACTGCTTCGAACCCTTCTCTGAGTTTGGGTATTGGTGACGACTGCGCACTCATCAAGCCAATCCTCGGCGAAGAAATTGCTATTACGAGTGATATGTTGGTTGAGGGTAGGCATTTTTTTGCCGGAGCTGATGCCGAGCAATTGGGCCGCAAAGCCCTAGCGGTCAACCTTTCCGACTTAGCGGCTATGGGCGCAAAACCGCTGGGATTTACTTTAGCTATCTCCCTGCCAGCAGTCGATACCAAATGGCTAGAAGCCTTTTCTAGGGGGCTATTTGCCCTCGCCAATCCTTTTGCTTGCCCACTCATAGGTGGTGACACCACTGCAGGACCCTTGACCTTGTCGATCACCGCCATTGGCAGTATTCCAACTGGGAAAGCCATTCGTAGATCAGGGGCAAAAATGGATGATGATGTTTGGGTGTCAGGAACCCTTGGCGATGCAAGACTGGCTCTTGCTGCACTGCGTCAAGAAATCAACCTTCCAGACCAAGACTTGAAATCTATTGAACACCGCATGCACCAACCCTCCCCAAGAGTTGAACTTGGAATACAGCTCAGAGAAATTGCTAGTTCGGCCCTAGATATATCGGATGGCTTACTTGGTGACCTTATGCATATCCTGCGTCAATCACAGGTTGATGCTGAAATAATTTTGGAACAACTTCCCAAATCAGCAACTTTGCTAAAACAAAGCAAAGCAATTCAACATCAATTTGCTGCGAGTGGCGGCGATGACTACGAACTTTGTTTTACCGCGCCCAGCACAAATCGTGATGCTATTCTAAATATCAGTAAAGCACTCCAACTTCCTCTCACTCGCATTGGTCGCATCAAGCCAATGAAAAATAATGAAGTGCAGATTCATCTAGTGGGTGAAGATGGCAAATTCATGGATAGCACCAACACAGCTGCACTCCTCAAATCTTTTGATCACTTTGCAAAATGA
- a CDS encoding energy transducer TonB: MLAQIKSVQLPRSEKFNRALLYLQDAWRRHPFRLALCVSLIIHALFLSFRWGIGEIQNRRLNTPLSVVLVNASNKTPPKQANKLAQADLQGGGKSENQDATALHRARLGTDARLEVLEKQQKQMLAKLDEQRAKSGGRKSGDEQKITPQLNSLEAELAKRLQADGREPRRKVLTGANTKSVTFAHYFDAMRQKIEAYGSTFFPRANGRPLYGSLVIVVSVDSQGRITNNAQGKDGVSIGRSSGNPELDRQALAIVRASAPFGPFPSEMRNQIDVLDWISTFDFTRDGNDHLELRH; this comes from the coding sequence ATGCTAGCCCAGATTAAGTCTGTACAGCTTCCTCGTTCGGAAAAATTCAACCGAGCATTGCTCTATCTTCAAGATGCTTGGCGTCGCCATCCTTTTCGATTGGCCCTGTGTGTCTCACTCATCATCCACGCACTCTTCTTGTCTTTTCGTTGGGGTATTGGTGAAATTCAGAATCGTCGCCTCAATACGCCATTGAGTGTGGTGTTGGTAAATGCCAGCAACAAGACGCCTCCTAAGCAAGCAAATAAATTGGCCCAAGCCGATTTGCAGGGCGGCGGTAAGTCTGAAAATCAAGATGCCACCGCTTTGCATCGAGCAAGACTGGGTACCGACGCACGTCTTGAGGTATTAGAAAAACAACAAAAACAAATGTTAGCCAAGTTAGATGAGCAACGCGCTAAATCTGGTGGTCGTAAAAGTGGCGATGAGCAAAAGATTACCCCGCAACTGAATTCTTTAGAGGCAGAGCTTGCTAAGCGTTTACAGGCAGATGGTCGCGAGCCTCGTCGTAAGGTGCTCACCGGGGCCAATACTAAGTCGGTTACCTTCGCGCACTATTTCGATGCTATGCGTCAAAAAATTGAGGCTTACGGCAGTACCTTTTTCCCGCGTGCTAATGGTAGGCCGCTATATGGCAGCTTAGTCATTGTGGTGAGTGTTGATTCTCAAGGCCGTATTACGAATAATGCTCAGGGTAAAGATGGGGTGTCTATAGGGCGTAGCTCTGGCAACCCTGAATTGGATCGACAAGCCTTAGCGATTGTTCGTGCCTCCGCCCCATTTGGCCCATTCCCTTCAGAAATGCGTAATCAAATTGATGTACTTGATTGGATCTCTACCTTTGATTTCACCCGAGATGGCAATGATCATCTAGAGTTGAGACATTAA
- a CDS encoding CinA family protein: MPALDTVKTLAEILLSKNWKMAAAESCTGGLVCANLTELAGSSEWFERGYITYSNEAKEESLGVPSELIESFGAVSEQVAKAMAEGAQVNSGANTAISITGIAGPSGGSVDKPVGTVCFGWAIQSDAGEKRVLTKTMHFDGDRQAIREQACHYVLNELAKLLKN, translated from the coding sequence ATGCCTGCACTGGATACCGTCAAAACCTTAGCTGAAATTTTGCTATCTAAAAACTGGAAGATGGCCGCCGCTGAATCCTGCACTGGGGGCCTAGTTTGCGCAAACCTTACAGAATTAGCGGGCTCAAGTGAGTGGTTTGAGCGGGGTTACATCACCTATAGCAATGAAGCCAAAGAAGAATCTCTAGGGGTGCCATCGGAACTCATTGAATCTTTTGGGGCTGTCAGCGAGCAAGTCGCCAAAGCCATGGCTGAAGGCGCGCAAGTGAATTCAGGGGCGAATACTGCCATCTCCATTACAGGTATTGCAGGCCCAAGTGGTGGCTCAGTAGATAAACCGGTTGGGACAGTCTGTTTTGGCTGGGCCATTCAAAGCGATGCCGGTGAAAAAAGGGTGCTGACAAAAACAATGCACTTTGACGGAGATCGTCAAGCGATCCGCGAGCAAGCTTGCCATTACGTACTGAACGAATTGGCGAAGCTACTCAAGAATTAA